From Echinicola soli, a single genomic window includes:
- a CDS encoding RNA polymerase sigma factor, translating to MFIRKTFTTESAIIQGCLKGNRNAQKHLYDQYSGKFLIICRRYIKDRDLAEDVMIEGFMKIFEKLEQYEGKGSFEGWMKRIIVTQSLLTLRKNQKLSMEVNLDYELETSLPRYEFVDMETNELLEMIHELPLGYQTVFNLYAIEGYSHAEISDLLGISENTSKSQLSRARAMLKQKITQLQLKERRING from the coding sequence ATGTTTATCAGAAAAACTTTTACCACTGAATCCGCCATCATACAAGGGTGCCTCAAGGGAAATCGCAATGCCCAGAAGCACCTGTATGATCAATATTCAGGAAAGTTTCTGATCATTTGCCGACGGTATATCAAAGACCGTGACTTAGCCGAAGATGTCATGATCGAAGGGTTTATGAAGATATTTGAAAAATTGGAGCAGTATGAAGGCAAGGGCAGTTTTGAGGGATGGATGAAACGCATAATCGTCACCCAATCACTGCTTACGCTTAGAAAAAACCAAAAACTGTCCATGGAAGTAAACCTGGACTACGAACTGGAGACGAGCTTGCCTCGATACGAGTTTGTGGATATGGAAACCAACGAACTGTTGGAAATGATCCATGAATTGCCACTCGGCTACCAGACGGTTTTCAACCTGTACGCCATAGAAGGATACAGTCATGCAGAGATCAGTGATCTTTTGGGGATTTCGGAAAACACATCAAAATCCCAACTCAGCAGGGCCAGGGCCATGCTAAAACAAAAAATCACCCAGTTACAATTAAAAGAAAGGAGAATCAATGGATAA
- a CDS encoding PadR family transcriptional regulator — MKASNTQIQMRKGILEFCILHIISRGEVYASDMIEELTEAKLIVVEGTLYPLLNRLKTAALVSYKWVESESGPPRKYYSITPEGSQFLDQLSGTWNDLVNSTTLITSKK, encoded by the coding sequence ATGAAAGCATCCAACACACAAATACAAATGCGGAAAGGAATCTTAGAATTCTGCATCCTGCATATCATATCCCGGGGGGAAGTATATGCCTCCGATATGATCGAAGAGCTGACAGAAGCAAAATTAATCGTAGTAGAAGGCACGCTCTATCCACTGCTCAACAGGCTAAAAACAGCGGCTTTGGTCTCATACAAATGGGTAGAATCGGAGTCTGGACCTCCCAGAAAGTACTATTCCATCACCCCGGAAGGAAGTCAATTTCTCGACCAACTCAGCGGCACTTGGAATGACCTGGTCAACTCTACCACATTAATCACCTCGAAAAAATAA
- a CDS encoding carboxypeptidase regulatory-like domain-containing protein has translation MKTKQALSPVFFSLFATAFIAVLLCGCKAQRVDTQGVVGQVYWIEGNQMPTITDGDNVTPAKPERKKVKRTIRIYERTHINQATMGDHLFKDIETPMIAEIETEEDGSFAIGLAPGAYSIFTVEENGYFANVYDLDSYIQPVEVKENEWNNIQILINYKAAY, from the coding sequence ATGAAAACCAAGCAAGCATTATCACCCGTCTTTTTTTCTCTTTTTGCCACCGCTTTTATTGCTGTGCTCCTATGTGGATGTAAAGCACAGCGAGTAGATACACAGGGAGTAGTCGGCCAGGTGTATTGGATTGAAGGAAACCAAATGCCCACGATCACAGACGGTGACAACGTAACTCCCGCAAAACCCGAAAGAAAAAAAGTAAAAAGGACCATCCGCATTTATGAGCGCACCCACATCAACCAAGCCACCATGGGAGATCATCTTTTTAAGGATATCGAAACCCCAATGATCGCCGAGATAGAAACAGAAGAAGATGGTAGTTTTGCCATTGGACTTGCCCCTGGTGCCTATTCGATTTTCACGGTTGAGGAAAATGGATATTTTGCCAATGTCTATGACCTGGACAGCTACATCCAACCCGTGGAAGTAAAGGAAAATGAATGGAACAACATCCAAATCCTGATCAATTACAAAGCAGCTTATTGA
- a CDS encoding MBL fold metallo-hydrolase RNA specificity domain-containing protein — MDIRVKFLGGAQTVTGSRYLLEIDKTKILIDCGLFQGIKELRQRNRDTFPILASEIDMILLTHAHIDHSGYLPKLVKEGFKGPILLTEPTLDLVKILLLDAGKLQEEEAEYAKRKGYSKHEEPTPLYTMEDAEEVFDQLSPISFDQPISLTPSATLTAYNAGHILGAAILKIQVNGEHQTKTIVFSGDLGRYNDPLLNPPIGLPKADILFIESTYGNRTHESHSPEKSLANAINATYQKGGVSVIPSFAVGRTQLVLYYLFKLQQKGKIPQIPIYVDSPMAIDVTKLYKDYLAYHRLGPSLQENGANPFSHKHLHYYQNQEASMSLNNLRGDAIIISASGMATGGRIVHHLYNRLPNENDSIIFVGYQAEGTRGRKLLDGEEKVRMYGIDVAVKSSIYYIDGLSAHADQQELLRWADCIADKPKLTFVVHGEQEVSTAFAQTLTQEFGWNTIVPDYLQSFELFNGI; from the coding sequence ATGGACATCAGGGTGAAATTTTTAGGAGGTGCCCAAACCGTGACGGGATCTCGTTACTTGTTGGAAATCGACAAAACCAAAATACTTATCGATTGTGGACTTTTTCAGGGGATCAAGGAATTGCGCCAGCGCAACCGTGATACCTTCCCCATTTTGGCATCCGAAATTGATATGATCTTGCTAACACATGCACATATCGACCACTCTGGCTACTTACCAAAGCTGGTAAAAGAAGGATTCAAAGGACCAATATTACTTACAGAACCTACATTGGATTTGGTCAAGATTCTCCTTCTGGATGCAGGAAAACTCCAAGAGGAGGAAGCGGAATATGCCAAAAGAAAGGGATATTCCAAACACGAAGAACCTACCCCACTCTATACCATGGAAGATGCCGAAGAGGTGTTTGACCAGCTTTCTCCCATTAGCTTTGACCAGCCCATTAGTCTTACGCCTTCAGCTACACTGACGGCATATAATGCCGGACATATCCTGGGAGCGGCCATCCTCAAAATCCAAGTAAATGGTGAACATCAGACCAAAACCATCGTCTTTTCAGGCGATCTTGGCCGGTACAATGACCCGCTACTCAATCCGCCCATTGGACTTCCCAAGGCTGACATTCTATTTATAGAATCCACTTATGGGAATCGCACCCATGAATCCCATTCCCCCGAAAAATCATTGGCAAATGCCATCAATGCAACGTACCAAAAAGGTGGAGTGTCAGTAATTCCTTCTTTTGCCGTAGGACGGACACAGCTGGTCCTTTACTACTTGTTTAAACTTCAGCAAAAAGGCAAGATCCCGCAAATCCCCATCTATGTGGACAGTCCAATGGCAATAGACGTAACCAAACTTTATAAGGACTATTTGGCCTACCACCGCTTAGGGCCTTCATTGCAAGAAAACGGTGCAAATCCTTTTTCCCATAAACACCTCCACTATTACCAAAACCAAGAAGCCTCCATGTCCCTAAACAACCTAAGAGGAGATGCGATCATTATTTCGGCAAGTGGCATGGCCACCGGAGGGCGGATCGTACACCATTTATATAATCGTTTACCAAATGAAAATGATAGTATTATTTTCGTAGGCTATCAAGCAGAAGGTACACGCGGGAGAAAACTTCTGGATGGGGAGGAAAAAGTCCGGATGTATGGTATTGATGTGGCTGTAAAATCCTCCATTTACTATATCGATGGATTAAGTGCCCATGCAGACCAACAGGAACTGCTCCGTTGGGCCGATTGCATTGCCGACAAGCCTAAATTGACCTTTGTGGTTCATGGGGAGCAAGAAGTATCCACAGCATTTGCCCAAACCCTTACGCAAGAATTTGGCTGGAATACCATTGTTCCGGATTACCTGCAATCCTTTGAACTATTTAATGGAATTTGA
- a CDS encoding putative type IX sorting system protein PorV2 has product MKHFLFGLVLLFASMDVVAQGITPKYSNEFMNIGVGARALGMGGAQVSAVKDVTAAYWNPAALLAIEHKYEFSLMHAEYFAGIAKYDYAGFSTNIEEDNQVAVSLIRFGVDDIPDTRFLYDANGALNYDNIQFFNAADYAFLLSYARDFSDVFKAGINTKIIHRNVGKFANAWGFGFDVGGIFLADTWQIGVMLRDVTTTFNAWSHNAEMVREIYAETDNELPQNSIELTLPQAILSLSKTVNVQDNFTAQAVLDLNMTFDGRRNTIISTSAMSIDPKVGMEFGYKQVAYLRGGVSNFQYIKDFDGVESLSFKPSFGLGVFLNEKAYIDYALTDIGDVSETPYTHVFSLKVSLEPLGEGFRLHKGWGEN; this is encoded by the coding sequence TTGAAACATTTTTTATTCGGCTTGGTTTTGCTGTTTGCCAGTATGGATGTGGTGGCGCAGGGGATTACGCCGAAGTACTCCAATGAATTTATGAATATTGGCGTGGGTGCGCGGGCCTTGGGTATGGGGGGAGCGCAAGTATCCGCAGTGAAGGACGTGACAGCAGCTTATTGGAATCCGGCAGCCTTGCTGGCCATTGAACATAAATATGAATTTTCCCTGATGCATGCGGAGTATTTTGCCGGAATTGCCAAGTACGATTATGCAGGCTTTTCTACCAATATCGAGGAGGATAACCAGGTAGCCGTTTCATTGATCAGGTTTGGGGTGGATGATATCCCGGATACCCGTTTTTTATACGATGCCAATGGGGCATTAAATTATGATAATATCCAGTTTTTTAATGCAGCAGATTACGCCTTTTTACTTTCGTATGCCAGGGATTTCAGTGATGTGTTCAAGGCTGGGATCAATACCAAAATCATCCATAGAAATGTTGGGAAATTTGCCAACGCTTGGGGTTTTGGGTTTGATGTAGGAGGGATTTTTTTGGCAGATACTTGGCAAATTGGGGTCATGCTGCGGGATGTGACAACGACTTTTAATGCTTGGTCCCATAATGCAGAAATGGTGCGGGAGATCTATGCAGAAACAGATAATGAACTTCCCCAAAACTCGATTGAGCTGACGCTGCCACAGGCTATACTAAGTCTGTCAAAGACGGTAAATGTGCAGGACAATTTTACGGCTCAGGCGGTTTTGGATTTAAATATGACATTTGATGGTAGACGGAATACCATCATCAGTACCTCAGCCATGAGCATTGACCCTAAGGTCGGTATGGAATTCGGATACAAGCAGGTGGCGTACCTGAGAGGTGGCGTGAGCAATTTTCAGTACATCAAAGATTTTGACGGTGTAGAATCTCTTTCTTTCAAGCCAAGTTTTGGTTTGGGAGTTTTTCTGAACGAAAAAGCATACATCGATTATGCACTGACTGATATTGGGGATGTTTCCGAAACGCCCTACACCCATGTGTTTAGCCTAAAGGTAAGTTTAGAGCCGTTAGGGGAAGGTTTTCGGTTGCACAAAGGGTGGGGAGAAAATTAA
- a CDS encoding PspC domain-containing protein, whose amino-acid sequence MKKTISINISGILFHIEEDGYDHLKKYLESINKHFSHYEDNQEIIKDIENRIAEIFLSNLKNNKQVITAENVDRLIEKMGTIADFKAVEEEKTPETDTSQEAENGDSEFYKYITPPDQEAGKGYKKLTRLERSKILGGVCAGLAHYLAIDPLWTRLVAILLLFSGEFSLRNFDLFPWDWNISLSLGWWAVLAYIVLWIILPVSYEEPEDKKIKKLYRNPDDRVIGGVSSGLAAYFKIEVLWARLAFVGLIFAGGAGLVIYLILWIITPIAKSITERIKMKGGEITLSAIESTIIENRQIPEPPIQPRNQKSWLAPFRFLGDLINGLGKALGPFGRFILDVIRVAFGLLIFFIGLIITLIPLAFLGAYFEFFTNDSLRYMVDNIPVEMLSEFLPIWLAMAVSVVVFIPGLILTLLGISVIIRRSLIESRFGLVSFGIWLLSIMVCAFQIPKTIAEFKDEGKFTTETVLDPKGSVFILQGGDREQTMDELELVHIRLKGTADSTVLLEQDFKSQGSSRTDAIKNAKAIQYDYSLEDSVLTFSRTLEFANMAKFRGQNLNQTLHIPYNRPFVMDKSMISILKNTIYANGYKLKDVTKHNYWVFNKDGLLCLTCSDEHKQSQADSLSRVKFKDSFFLKE is encoded by the coding sequence ATGAAAAAGACTATTAGCATAAATATCAGTGGCATCCTCTTCCATATTGAAGAAGACGGCTATGACCACCTTAAGAAGTACCTGGAGTCTATTAATAAACACTTCTCACACTATGAGGACAACCAGGAAATCATCAAGGACATCGAAAACCGCATCGCTGAGATCTTCCTTAGCAACCTGAAGAACAACAAACAGGTCATCACGGCCGAAAACGTAGATCGACTGATCGAAAAGATGGGTACCATCGCTGATTTCAAGGCAGTGGAAGAAGAAAAGACTCCCGAAACCGACACATCCCAAGAAGCAGAAAACGGCGACAGTGAATTTTATAAATACATCACCCCTCCGGATCAAGAAGCGGGAAAAGGCTATAAAAAACTCACCAGGCTGGAAAGGAGCAAAATCCTAGGGGGCGTCTGTGCCGGCCTGGCCCATTACCTGGCCATCGATCCCCTATGGACTCGTCTGGTGGCGATCCTGCTGCTTTTCAGCGGGGAGTTTTCCCTTCGCAATTTTGATTTATTCCCCTGGGATTGGAATATCTCCCTTTCCTTGGGTTGGTGGGCTGTATTGGCCTATATCGTGCTCTGGATCATCCTGCCGGTTTCCTATGAAGAACCCGAAGATAAAAAGATAAAAAAGCTCTACCGAAATCCCGACGACAGGGTAATCGGTGGTGTCAGCAGTGGGCTGGCTGCATACTTTAAGATAGAAGTACTTTGGGCACGATTGGCTTTTGTGGGATTAATATTCGCTGGTGGTGCGGGACTGGTGATCTACCTGATTCTTTGGATCATCACCCCGATCGCAAAATCCATTACTGAACGGATCAAGATGAAAGGTGGTGAAATCACCCTGAGTGCCATCGAAAGCACCATTATCGAAAACAGGCAAATTCCTGAGCCTCCCATCCAACCTAGAAACCAAAAATCCTGGTTGGCACCATTCCGGTTTCTGGGGGACTTGATCAATGGCCTGGGAAAGGCCCTCGGCCCCTTCGGTAGGTTTATATTGGACGTGATCAGAGTGGCGTTTGGATTGCTCATCTTCTTTATTGGACTTATCATCACGCTAATACCACTGGCCTTCTTAGGAGCCTATTTTGAGTTTTTCACCAACGACAGCCTTCGGTACATGGTAGATAATATACCAGTGGAAATGCTCTCAGAGTTCCTTCCCATTTGGCTGGCCATGGCCGTAAGCGTGGTAGTATTCATCCCTGGGCTTATCCTCACCCTACTCGGCATCAGCGTGATCATCAGAAGGAGCTTAATCGAATCAAGGTTTGGACTGGTTTCATTCGGCATCTGGCTGCTGAGTATCATGGTCTGTGCCTTTCAGATTCCCAAGACCATTGCGGAATTTAAGGACGAAGGCAAGTTCACTACAGAAACCGTCCTTGATCCCAAAGGGAGCGTATTTATATTGCAGGGAGGTGACCGCGAGCAGACCATGGATGAACTTGAACTGGTCCATATTCGGCTAAAGGGCACCGCTGACAGCACGGTACTTTTGGAACAAGACTTTAAGTCCCAAGGAAGCTCCAGGACAGATGCCATCAAAAATGCCAAAGCTATCCAGTACGATTATTCCTTAGAAGATTCCGTCCTTACTTTCTCCCGTACATTGGAGTTTGCCAATATGGCCAAATTCCGGGGCCAAAACCTGAACCAGACCTTGCACATTCCTTACAACCGTCCTTTTGTAATGGACAAATCAATGATTTCAATCCTCAAAAACACCATTTACGCCAATGGCTACAAACTGAAGGATGTCACCAAGCACAACTACTGGGTGTTTAACAAGGACGGATTGCTCTGTCTCACATGTAGTGATGAGCACAAGCAGAGCCAGGCCGACAGCCTTTCCAGGGTAAAATTTAAAGATTCATTCTTCTTAAAAGAATAA
- the porU2 gene encoding putative type IX secretion system sortase PorU2, producing the protein MRKASFLYLLMMIWALVAKGQTEWIDYSQTYYKIPTTTDGIYRISFAALSASGMNPSSVDPRTLRLFHRGEEVAIYVHGQADGRFDQGDYVEFIGERNDGQSDRPLYPNPSHMANPLYNNHSDATVFFLTVTPGQIGKRMANKNLPADAANLIRYETEVTQIFSDQYTLGQTYSLGVHVGIYDKGQGWTGPVITRGNVQDIVFKNLGEMATEFSASIKLGMVGRSGVDHLVEVYVGASQEALRKVTEVALEGYSFTEYTASLQPADIGSDGRVVVRIAPVSTSGSNDNVSVSFASLTYQKKKITGEFDHEHIKLGEGEYQLQLEQVGEKYLAYDVTNPNAPIHLTIQEGTGGIRIPVGNTTMSSEVLVQAEREVAEPTVLDQVRFRDLLGTDANYLILTHPSLQQATSSNTDPVAAYASYRESAAGGGYQTLTFTAEELYNQFNYGEKSPLAIKEFLRQYAARHTPEYLLLMGRAYGMYNYTNSGGVRYYYRDHPERFSVQDLVPTYGYPYTDNRFVVGLDGGDSMTEDIAVGRIPARVPEEINHYLNKIKEKEALGTSATWQKDMVHLSGGLSAFELERYYNFVKGFESTAEGPYFGGEVTTYRKRSNTEVELINISDKVNEGVSMVTFFGHAATSTTDIDIGFVSQDELGYDNKGKYPVLLLNGCDAGNAFGGAYTFGEDWILTPDRGASNFMAHSSIGVDVFLRRYSESFYHAAFADSSLIYQPIGKVKLAGDKRFYDRYGTSSINQSHANQMIMLGDPAVRIFPAKKADYSLNAEEVDLGDAEGAPVTSLTDTLDLSFVVRNLGIVNQDTLDFKISRQLPDGTVVNYDIQKLAPVFYRDTVHFAVPNVGLVSAGDNVFTISLNTERAIPELTYANNTIVANKFITSSGTQNLSPLDYAIHHDGEVELIAQVPGKATEDRTIVFQLDVMPDFSSAWRKEKRVTTRGIARWQQSIGDRINVSDTVTFYWRTKFLEQREGESKAWTRSSFSYIPDGPEGWIQREFAQLAEDQLYNLTINQTAGQWEYLGTKREVEVFTFGAQTEGLAYGQVQIELDGIPYNQDLFQRRCTNNSFGLMAFDQRSLAPYLVIPLEDFDVLDPRSCGKTPQIIQNIRSGWITGEGQTVLMDYIDGLKEGDYVVIFSVGSMGFEDWPDAAFLKMREIGANEATLRNLKNGDPYILFGRKGMAPGEAVEVLADKASEVPAAEQSISFSTQMKGFYDHGSVATRRVGPASSWAAFYNQTKTVGDLGAEQFAFDVIGVSASGAETVLFENIVDGEVRLEDINADMYPFLRLQYRLEESEERIPHQLMQWQVNYTGVPEGVLLLKDKEEMLDLQEGEEATVAFEFVNISNYDFTDSLTLRWSWHNKNHNSIEEFERKIPAVKAGESYAFELEFDSFGKAGKNSLNVAVNPREYLEQSYKNNVLDLADYLLVAADDQNPVLDVSFDGVYIMDGDIVSPNVLIAALVKDENETLLKQDTTGVEVHLKRNCETCVFERVAFSDPSLKWFDATENTDFKVEYQPGPLEDGVYTLRINAEDASGNKAGEKPYEVTFEVINESTITHFYPYPNPFSTSVRFVFTVTGAVPPDEIKIQIMTVTGKVVREILQEELGPVKIGNNISEYAWDGKDEFGDQLANGVYIYRVLVRKDGQFVEHRATAGDKAFKKGYGKMYLLR; encoded by the coding sequence ATGAGAAAAGCTAGTTTCCTATATCTCCTGATGATGATTTGGGCATTGGTGGCCAAAGGGCAAACCGAATGGATCGATTACTCCCAAACTTATTATAAAATCCCAACTACCACGGATGGGATTTACAGGATCAGCTTTGCCGCACTTTCAGCATCGGGAATGAACCCCTCCAGTGTGGATCCACGTACCTTGAGATTATTCCATCGTGGTGAAGAAGTAGCCATTTATGTCCATGGGCAAGCTGACGGTAGATTTGACCAGGGGGATTATGTGGAGTTTATTGGTGAACGCAATGACGGGCAGTCAGACAGGCCCCTTTACCCCAATCCATCACACATGGCCAATCCACTGTATAATAACCACAGCGATGCTACCGTGTTTTTTCTTACTGTCACGCCAGGACAGATTGGTAAAAGGATGGCCAATAAAAATCTACCTGCTGACGCGGCTAATTTGATAAGATATGAAACTGAAGTGACTCAGATTTTTTCGGATCAGTACACCTTGGGCCAGACTTATTCATTGGGCGTGCACGTGGGAATTTATGATAAAGGGCAGGGATGGACCGGCCCTGTGATCACCCGTGGCAATGTCCAGGACATTGTTTTCAAAAACCTTGGGGAAATGGCAACTGAATTTTCCGCATCGATCAAGCTGGGAATGGTGGGGAGGTCGGGCGTTGACCATCTCGTGGAGGTGTATGTAGGCGCTAGCCAGGAGGCTTTGCGGAAAGTAACAGAAGTGGCATTGGAAGGCTATTCGTTTACGGAATATACAGCCAGTCTACAGCCAGCTGATATTGGTTCTGATGGTCGGGTGGTGGTGAGAATAGCCCCTGTAAGTACGTCAGGTTCTAACGATAACGTGTCGGTCAGTTTCGCTTCTTTGACCTATCAAAAGAAAAAAATAACGGGAGAATTTGACCATGAGCACATAAAATTAGGCGAAGGTGAATATCAATTGCAACTGGAGCAAGTCGGTGAGAAATACCTGGCCTATGATGTTACCAATCCGAATGCTCCTATTCATTTGACGATTCAAGAAGGTACAGGTGGAATAAGAATTCCGGTGGGAAATACTACCATGAGCTCAGAAGTGTTGGTTCAGGCAGAACGGGAAGTGGCTGAACCAACGGTATTGGACCAGGTACGGTTTAGAGACTTGTTGGGCACTGATGCCAATTACCTGATCCTGACGCATCCCAGCCTCCAGCAGGCTACTTCCTCCAATACCGATCCAGTGGCTGCCTATGCATCGTACCGGGAGTCTGCAGCAGGTGGTGGCTATCAAACGTTGACTTTTACCGCAGAGGAACTGTACAATCAGTTTAATTACGGGGAAAAGTCCCCTTTGGCCATAAAGGAATTTTTACGCCAGTATGCTGCCCGCCATACACCGGAATACCTTCTGCTCATGGGGAGGGCTTACGGTATGTACAATTATACCAATTCAGGAGGGGTAAGGTACTACTACAGAGACCATCCTGAGAGGTTCTCTGTGCAGGATTTGGTCCCTACATACGGATACCCTTATACTGACAACCGCTTTGTAGTGGGATTAGATGGTGGAGATTCCATGACAGAGGACATCGCTGTGGGAAGGATTCCAGCCAGGGTACCCGAAGAGATCAATCACTATCTGAACAAGATAAAGGAGAAAGAAGCACTAGGGACTTCAGCGACTTGGCAAAAAGATATGGTTCACCTGAGTGGTGGGCTTTCAGCGTTTGAGCTTGAGCGATATTATAATTTTGTCAAGGGATTCGAAAGCACTGCAGAAGGGCCGTACTTTGGTGGAGAGGTGACCACTTATCGAAAACGCAGCAACACAGAAGTCGAGCTGATCAATATCTCCGATAAGGTCAATGAAGGCGTGAGCATGGTGACGTTTTTTGGGCATGCGGCGACCTCTACTACTGATATCGATATTGGTTTCGTAAGTCAGGATGAGCTAGGCTATGATAACAAGGGCAAATACCCTGTGCTCTTGCTGAACGGCTGTGATGCAGGAAATGCTTTTGGAGGTGCCTATACTTTTGGTGAGGATTGGATTTTGACTCCTGATCGGGGAGCTTCCAATTTTATGGCGCATTCCAGTATTGGGGTGGATGTGTTTTTGAGGCGATATTCGGAGTCGTTTTATCATGCGGCTTTTGCTGATTCCTCCTTGATTTACCAGCCCATCGGAAAGGTAAAGCTGGCAGGGGACAAGCGATTTTATGATCGCTATGGTACTTCCTCCATTAACCAGTCCCATGCCAATCAGATGATCATGCTCGGGGATCCTGCTGTACGAATATTTCCTGCCAAGAAAGCAGATTACTCCCTGAATGCGGAAGAGGTGGATTTAGGAGATGCAGAGGGAGCACCTGTGACCTCTTTGACAGATACGTTGGACCTTAGTTTTGTAGTGCGAAATCTCGGGATTGTGAATCAGGATACACTTGACTTTAAGATCAGCAGGCAGCTTCCCGACGGGACGGTAGTTAATTATGATATTCAAAAACTGGCACCGGTATTTTATCGTGATACGGTACATTTTGCCGTTCCCAATGTTGGCTTGGTCTCCGCTGGGGACAATGTCTTTACCATCTCGCTGAATACAGAAAGGGCCATTCCGGAACTTACCTATGCCAATAATACCATTGTCGCAAATAAGTTTATTACCTCCAGTGGCACGCAAAACCTAAGTCCGTTGGACTATGCCATTCACCATGATGGGGAAGTGGAGCTGATTGCGCAGGTGCCGGGCAAAGCGACTGAGGACAGGACAATTGTTTTCCAGCTGGATGTAATGCCGGATTTTAGCTCAGCTTGGCGAAAGGAAAAACGGGTGACCACTCGTGGGATCGCCAGATGGCAGCAAAGTATCGGTGACCGAATCAATGTTTCTGATACCGTTACGTTTTATTGGCGTACGAAATTTTTGGAGCAGCGTGAAGGTGAAAGCAAAGCATGGACAAGGAGCAGCTTTTCGTATATCCCTGACGGCCCAGAAGGATGGATTCAGCGGGAGTTTGCACAGCTTGCAGAAGACCAGCTCTATAATCTCACGATCAATCAGACAGCCGGTCAATGGGAATATTTGGGTACTAAGCGTGAGGTGGAGGTGTTTACTTTCGGGGCACAGACAGAAGGGCTGGCATATGGGCAAGTGCAGATTGAGCTGGATGGTATTCCGTATAACCAGGACCTTTTTCAGCGTCGATGCACCAATAATTCCTTTGGCTTAATGGCTTTTGACCAGCGAAGCTTGGCTCCTTATTTGGTGATTCCGCTGGAGGATTTTGATGTGCTCGATCCGCGAAGCTGTGGGAAAACGCCACAGATCATACAAAACATCCGGAGTGGATGGATTACGGGGGAAGGCCAGACCGTGCTGATGGATTATATCGATGGCCTGAAGGAAGGCGATTATGTCGTTATTTTTTCGGTGGGCAGTATGGGCTTTGAGGATTGGCCGGATGCTGCTTTTTTGAAAATGCGGGAAATTGGTGCCAATGAAGCCACTTTGCGTAATTTGAAAAATGGTGATCCGTATATCCTTTTTGGAAGAAAGGGGATGGCTCCTGGTGAAGCGGTGGAGGTGCTTGCTGACAAGGCTTCTGAAGTGCCGGCTGCTGAGCAGTCCATCAGTTTTTCCACACAGATGAAAGGCTTTTATGACCATGGAAGCGTGGCTACCCGTCGTGTGGGTCCTGCGTCATCTTGGGCGGCATTCTACAATCAGACCAAAACAGTTGGTGACTTGGGTGCAGAGCAATTTGCCTTTGATGTGATCGGCGTGTCTGCCTCAGGTGCAGAGACCGTACTTTTTGAGAATATCGTGGATGGTGAAGTAAGGCTGGAAGATATCAACGCTGACATGTATCCATTTCTCCGGTTGCAATACAGACTGGAGGAATCCGAAGAGCGCATTCCTCATCAACTGATGCAGTGGCAGGTAAATTATACGGGCGTTCCCGAAGGGGTGCTGCTGTTAAAAGATAAGGAGGAAATGCTCGATTTACAGGAAGGTGAGGAGGCCACGGTAGCATTCGAATTTGTGAATATTTCCAATTATGACTTTACAGATTCACTTACGCTGAGATGGTCCTGGCATAATAAAAACCACAATTCCATCGAGGAATTTGAGCGGAAAATCCCTGCAGTGAAAGCAGGGGAGTCCTATGCATTTGAATTGGAATTTGATTCATTTGGTAAGGCCGGAAAAAACTCACTCAATGTGGCGGTGAACCCCAGAGAGTATTTGGAACAGTCCTATAAAAATAATGTACTGGACTTGGCAGATTACCTGCTGGTGGCTGCTGATGACCAAAACCCCGTGCTGGACGTAAGCTTTGATGGGGTCTATATCATGGATGGAGACATTGTTTCTCCCAATGTTCTGATAGCGGCTTTGGTGAAGGATGAAAATGAAACGCTGCTGAAGCAGGATACTACCGGGGTGGAAGTGCATTTAAAAAGGAATTGTGAAACCTGTGTCTTCGAACGGGTGGCTTTCAGTGATCCTAGCCTGAAGTGGTTTGACGCCACAGAAAATACTGATTTTAAAGTGGAGTATCAGCCAGGGCCATTGGAGGATGGTGTCTACACCCTGCGAATCAATGCGGAAGATGCCAGTGGCAATAAAGCAGGAGAGAAACCTTATGAGGTGACCTTTGAGGTGATCAATGAGTCTACCATTACCCATTTTTATCCCTATCCAAATCCCTTTAGCACGAGTGTACGTTTTGTGTTTACGGTGACTGGGGCGGTGCCTCCGGATGAAATAAAAATCCAGATCATGACGGTAACGGGCAAGGTGGTCCGCGAAATCCTGCAAGAGGAGCTAGGTCCCGTAAAGATTGGCAATAACATTTCCGAATATGCTTGGGATGGGAAGGATGAGTTTGGTGATCAACTGGCCAATGGGGTGTATATTTACCGAGTGCTGGTGCGGAAGGATGGGCAATTTGTCGAGCACCGCGCTACGGCTGGAGACAAAGCCTTCAAAAAAGGATATGGAAAAATGTATTTGCTTAGGTAG